A stretch of DNA from Rheinheimera sp. MMS21-TC3:
CCTATTAAGCTAATGCAACCATCGATAGTCAGCGTTTTTGCATGTAAGAGCCCACTTGTATATTCTTGGATTACACAGCCTGCTTCAAGCAACTGCTGGTAATAACTTCTGCTTGCTGCTGAAACAATCCAACTGTCATTCACTTTTGGAAAGATTAAAATCACTGCAACACCACGGTAGGCAGCGGCACAAAGCGATTCTAGTAAGATAGTATCAGGAACAAAATAAGGTGTTGAAATTATCAATTCAGTTTGGGCGCTAGCGATCAAATTAGCAAAAAGCTGCTGCGCTGCACCGCGACGCTCTGTTGGTCCAACCCCCATAACTTGAGCAGGAAAGCCACCAGCAATAGGTGTAGCCATTAATTTAAAGCTTTCTAAAGGCTCGCCAGTAGCCTGCATCCAGTCACTGGCAAACAATAGCTGGTTTTGTGCTACCACAGGTCCTTCAAAACGCAACATGATATCAACCCAAGGTCCATATTTAGCCTTAGGTAAAAACTCTGGATCTGCCGAATTTCTGCTACCACAATAGGTTATACGCGAGTCAATAACGGTTATTTTACGGTGATTTCTTAAATCAAGTCGACTAAAATACATGGTGCGGATCAGGTTATTAAATGGCAAGGCCACCGCTAATTTAACACCGGCATCTTGCATCGCTTGCCAACGCTTAGATTTAATAAATCTGCGCGAACCAAGGCCATCAGCCATGGCTCTACAATTTACCCCTCTTTGTGCCGCCCTAATTAAGGCTTCGGCTATGCTGCTACCGGTATGATCGTCAAGCCAAATATAATAAAGTACATTAACATGATCAGTAGCGGCATCTATATCTGCAACTATACGATTCAGCGTTTCTTCGCCATCTGCCATCAATTCTGCAGTGTTGCCCGCGACAGTCTGAAAACCATTAATTGAACCAGCATAATGAAAACCAGTACGATAAACAGGTGCAATTAACTGGTTAATCTTGGTTTTATCTCCCATATAGTCAAAAGCTTTAGTTTTAATTTCAGCAAAAATTTTATCATGGCGCTTAATGGCTCTTTTGCCGATGTCGATTTCACCAAATAAAAAATAAGCTATAACGCCAAAATAAGGTAGCGCATTTAATACAATAAACCACGCTAAACGTGCAGGTGGTGATAAATCATCGCGAAGTAATATTCGTGTAGTAAAAGTAAGAACCAATAAAAAGTGCAGAACAACAATAATAATCATTTATTAACTCATCCCTAGTTTGTAAGGGCGACGTTTAAAACGTAAAACCTACTTATTCCAGTCAGTATACTAACACTTAAGCGCTGAATGTTATTGATTTAATATACTAAGCCTGTAACGTTAATGCTGAGTTATTTAGAAGCCAATTCAACAACAAACCCCAGAGTCATTGACTCTACTGCTATTATTTTAACAATACTAAACCGAGATAAAATATGTATGAAAATAAAAGTCAGCCTTTAGCTTCTGGAAAAGTATTCGGCATGCGAATACTACTGCATCTAATTTTTGCTGCCATTTTAGTTATTTTAACCTTAGCAGTTGGTGTAGCCGGGCATATTTATTTCGACAATATGCGCTTTAGCTCAGCCCTTGTTGCCTCTATTACATTAACTAGTGGCTTAGGCTTATCTATTCTGCCTAATACGACGTCAGGGCAGTTATTTGCTAGTTTGTACGGAATTTTGTCTAGTTATATTTATATCGCGACCACTACTATTGTTATAGCGCCAATTTTGCATAGATTATTTCATAAGTTTCATTTAGATGAATAATTAAGCTTTGCTAAGTTGTCCGCGTTGGTAATATAAAGCAAGACTGATAAGATGTTAAAATGAGAAAGCAGATCAATTTGACATGGAAGGCTCACACTTATGCACCACTTTAAATATTGGATATTATTATTACTGTTAACTCTTGCTTTAGTTTCAGGCTGCGCCAATAATCCCCTTGGCATGAGTGATGACGAATGGCACCTGTTAACGCCTGAACAACAATTTGAAGCCCGTAAAATTCAGGATGAACGTGATGAGGCGGCGCGAGTGCGTCGTGCTGAGCAACAGGCTCAAGAAGCTGCAGCCCAAGCAAAATTAATTGAATTACGACGCACAGCTCCTTATGGCGATGTCATACAATGTTCTATCACGCAAGCAAAAGGCTTATTTGCAAAAAATGAATGGCATCCCCTACTTCCTATTAGCATTGAGATGCATCATAGCGAAGCAGCACGAAAATTAGATTTAATGCGTCAAGACCAAACTAGTAGCAATATAACGTTAAAACTAGAGTTTGATGGTTTAAATGTAAAAGTTTGCCGAAGTAACAATCGTGATTGTGATGTTATGGCTGGCACTGCAGCTCAATTTAAGCGTGGGATCTCTCGACATATTAAAGTTAAAAATGCTGTAGACGGTACGCTTTTTTGTTCATTCCCGCTGCGCAGATAGTGATATAAACTAGTTTAATTTATTATAATGGACAGGGTAATTAGTCATTCTAAATTCTATGCAGCCATTACATACATCTAAATATTATTAAGAGATAAAAATGGAATCAATTAGTGTATTTGAAATAATTAAAGTCGGCATTGGCCCATCAAGCTCACATACCATGGGACCATGGAATGCTGCTGAGCTATTTATAAACCTGATCCGTAAAGATCACAAAATAACTGATGTTAAAGAAGTATTTGTTGAGTTTTTTGGTTCCTTAGCCAAGACTGGAATAGGTCACGGCACTGATATTGCTGGTATGTTAGGTTTATCTGGTGAAGACTTTAAAACAATTGATACCACAAAAATTAACGAAAAAATAGCGGCAATAAAAGCTGCAAATTCGTTAAAGTTAGCAGCTGAAGTTGATATTCCCTTTGTCTATGGCCACCACCTCATTTTAAATACGTTAAAAAGCCTAGATTTTCATCCTAATGGCATGATTTTTAAAGCTGTATTTAAAGATGGCACTGAGCTTGAGCAGGACTATTACTCTATAGGTGGTGGCTTTGTCGCCACTAAAGAAGAAACTTCAGCTGATGAAGCTTGTACCCGAACTTTATATCCATGCCATTTAGGCAAAGATGTTCAATTTTATTGCGATAAGTTAGGGGTTTCTTTTTCTGATTTAGTTTATTTAAATGAAGAGAGTTGGCGTACTAGGCAAGAAACCGACGCAACAGCTTTAAGTATTTGGGAAAACATTAAAGACTGTATTTACAAAGGCGTCACTCAAGAAGGTATATTACCTGGTGGCTTGCGCGTTCATCGCCGGGCTGCAAAGTTAAACCGAACCTTACTGGGCCCAGATAAACATTATACTAGCCGCGATCAATGGTATCAGATGGTAGTTGAAGCTGAAGCCAGTTTTGTAAACATTAATAAGTGGGTATCTTGTTTTGCTTTGGCCGTAAACGAAGAGAACGCCAGTTTTGGCCGTATTATCACAGCTCCTACTAATGGTGCTAGCGGTATTATTCCTGCTGTTTTAATGTATTCACAAGCTTTTACCAAGTTTACCGGTGACGATAAGATCATCCGCTTTCTATTAGTAGCAGGTGAGATTGGTACTTTATTTAAGAAAAATGCCACTATTTCTGCAGCAATGGGCGGTTGCCAAGCTGAGACTGGCGTATCCTCAGCCATGGCGGCTGCAGGCTTAACTGAAATTATGGGTGGCTCACCAGGCCAAGTGTTAATGGCTGCAGAAATAGCTATGGAGCACCATTTAGGTTTAACCTGTGATCCTGTTGCGGGCTTAGTGCAAATTCCGTGTATTGAGCGCAACTCTATGGGGGCGATTAAAGCCATTACTGCGGCCAATATTGCCATAGAAAGCGACCCTACCAATGCCAGAGTAACCTTAGATGAAGTAATTCAAACCATGTGGGAAACAGCCCAAAGTATGAATAACCGTTTTAAAGAAACCTCTGAAGGCGGACTTGCTATAGCGGTAAATATTGCCGAGTGTTAATGACTTGTCTGCAGTTAAGCTTGCTCGGTTAGCTAGTCAAATCGAGCAAGCTTTAACACGACTTAATGCAGAGCCTGCAGCTGGCGTAACAGTTGCTGTTGCTTTAGCAGATGGCACTATACTTAATCATGCTCATGGCATAGCTAATACTACAGCGCAGCAAGTAATGACTAGTGGCGCTCTTATGCCAACAGGCAGCATTGGTAAAAGCTATGTGGCAGCCGTAGTCTTAATTATGGTAGCAGATGGCTTACTCGAACTAGATGCTCCTATAGCCCCATGGTTTGCTAATTCAGACTGGTATTATCGTTTACCTAATTACCATACTATTACCCTACGCCAGTTACTTAATCATAGTAGCGGCCTTATTGATCATGTATTTGATACAGGCACTAAGTTCTTAAAATACCTAAAACACAAAATCAATACTAACCAAGCTAGCCTGCCATTTTGCCCTTTAGATTTAGTTCAGTTTTCGTTAGATCAAGAACCACTCTTTAGCCCTGGCCAAGGTTTTCATTACAGCGATACTGGTTATATTTTAATCGGCATGATTATTGAGCAAGCTAGCTCACTTAGCTATTTTCAGCAGTTAAGCCAACGTATATTAGCGCCACAAAAATTAACTAATACCTTAGCCTTTGATCGCTGCAATATCACAGGTTTAGTGCAAGGTTACCCGCAACAGAGCCAAAGGCTATTTGCTATGCCAAAACAAATGCTTGTTAAGGGTAACTTAGTTATTCATCCCTCATTGGAATGGACTGGTGGCGGCTTAGTTAGTACAACCGCTGATCTTGTACGCTGGGCTAAACTGTTATTTGAGGCTAAAGTGATAGCCCCGCATTTATTAAATGAGATGCTGACTTCTATAGCAGTGCCAACACAAGCAGAAACTAATGAGCTTAGCTATGGTTATGGTTTAGGCATTAATATTAGCCATTCAAAATATGGCAACTGCTATCATCATGATGGCTTTTTCCCAGGTTACAAGTCTATTTTAACTTATTATCCTGCAGCAAAAGTCGCTCTTGCCATGCAAGTCAATACCGATGGCTGTAACATTTCACCCTGGCTCGATGAAATTACTAGTTTGGTTTTCAATAATTTAAATCTTTGATTATTTATTCGCTGACTTTTCACTTTTTTTATCAGTAGCAACTGGCCATTCTGCAAACACTAATCCTAAAGTTCGCGACCTAAGTAGCCATAATACACCTATAAAAATAGCAATAGGTGCCACAATACGCCAAGGCGCATCAAGCATCACTTGCTCGGGTAAGTGGCTAAGGGTTAATACTAAATCGGTTAAGGCCACTAGCAATAGAATAATACGGCTATGGCGCCACACTTTAAACCAAACTGGCTGGCCTTTAGGTTTACGCTGGCTGATAGCCGCTAGCAACAACAATAATGGACTGGCAACAATACAAGCAATAATAAAGTCTTGTTGTAACGGATAAACATAGGCTAATAAATCGCGTTGCTCTTTGGGCAAAGTTAACACTAACACCCAACTAATAAAGGGCCGTAATAGCAGTAATAATAACCAATATAAACGCATAGGCACTTTATGTAGGCCATGGTCATCTAATACCGGAAAGACAGGATAAGGTTTCATAGCTGGCGTTTTCGCTGGGCAAAGCTGCCTAAGATGATAAAGACAATTAAACACACCCAAGGTAACCAAAGGTTACTGAACTTAGCCAACTGCTTAGCCACCACTGGGGTTAAAAAGATAGTTAAAGCACCATAACCAAAGGCGCAAAGTAAAATAAAAATACTAGTGCGCCAGATAAAATGTAAATGAACAATTTGCCGCCTAACAGCTCGGTTGAGGTCATCGCCAAAAACCACCAAGCAAGTCGCTACCATAGCTAACGCAATATCTCGCACATAAGGTCTAAATAAACTGCCCCACTCGTTTAATAACGAATTAAATAAGTCCGCCAATTTAATTTACTCCATACTGGCTAAACACTTCTAACATTTTCTGCTCTGTCCAAACAACAATATTAAGCTCATTAGCTTTAATCAGTTTAGAGCCAGCATTATCCCCAGCAATAACGGCATGCGTTTTTGCAGACACTGAACCAGATACTTTAGCACCTAAGCGCTGTAACTTAGCTTTAGCTTCATCACGGCCCATGCTGGTTAAAGTGCCAGTTAGCACTATGGTTTGGCCTGCTAAAGGTTGCTCTGTCTGTTCTAACTGTGCAATCATAGGCCAGTGAATACCGGCTTGGCATAATTGGCTAATTACGGTTTGATTATGTGGTTCAGAAAAAAAGCTATACACTCTTTCTGCTACTACCGCCCCCACATCAGAGACTTGTTGGAGTTGTTCTATCGTTGCCTGTTGGATATTTTCTAACGAGGTAAAGTGATTTGCTAAACTCATAGCGGTAGCTTCACCAACATCACGAATGCCTAAGGCATAAATAAATTTAGCTAAAGTGGTTTGCTTAGACTGCGCAATGGCATGCAATAAATTCATTGCTGATTTTTCTGCCATCCGCTCCAGCCCCAGTAAACTTGGCATATCTAACTTATAAATATCGGCGGGTGTTTTTACCAATTCTTGCTCAACTAATTGCTCAGCTAATTTATCGCCAAAACCATCAATATCCATAGCTTTACGCGAAACAAAATGCTTAATTGACTCTTTTAATTGAGCAGCACAAAATAAACCACCACTACAACGTGCAGCTGCTTCACCTTCTATGCGCTCTATATGCGAGTCACACACTGGGCATTGGCTTGGAAACACAATATCAGTAGCGTCATCTGGCCGCTGGGCAAGAACAACAGAGACAATTTGCGGAATAACATCACCAGCACGACGCACTACTACTTGATCACCCACTTTAATGCCCAAGCGTGCTATTTCGTCTTGATTATGTAAAGTGGCATTACTCACAGTAACGCCGCCCACTACTACTGGCTCTAGCCTTGCGACAGGAGTAATAGCACCGGTACGACCAACCTGAAATTCGACCGCTAACAGTTTAGTCAACATTTCTTGAGCGGGAAACTTAAAAGCAATTGCCCAGCGTGGTGCTCTGGCTACAAAACCTAAGGCTTGCTGTTGGACTAAAGAGTCAACTTTAATCACCACACCATCAATTTCATAACCTAATTGCGCTCGTTGCTGCAAAATATGTTGATAATATCCCAATACTGACTGACTACCGGTAACTTGGCGTATTTCTGGGCAGATGGGCATGCCCCATTGCTTTAACTGCTGTAGTTGCCGATAGTGACTATCTGCAGCTAAATATTTGTTGTGATCTTCAACTTGACCAATACCGTAGGCATAAAACATCAATGGTCGCTGGGCGGTAATTTTAGCATCTAGTTGCCGCAAACTTCCCGCTGCGGCATTACGTGGGTTAGCAAAAACTTTTTGCCCGGCTTTTACTGCGGCAGCATTCATTGCAGTAAAACCATCCAGCGGCATAAAAACTTCGCCTCGTACTTCTAATACTTCTGGTACAGCGCCAAGTAAACGCAGCGGTATAGCCCTGATAGTTTTAACGTTAGTGGTAATATTTTCGCCTGTAGTGCCATCGCCCCGTGTTGCGGCTTGCACTAGATGGCCGTTTTCATAACGTATGCTAACGGCTAAACCATCTAGCTTTGGTTCGGCACAAAAAACAAACTCAGTACTGCTATCTAAGCTGTCAGCTATACGTTTAGTAAAAGCTAAGAATGATTCATCATCAAAGGCATTATCTAGCGATAGCATAGGCATTTGATGCTGCACTTGGCTAAACTTAGCTAAAGGTTTAGCCCCTACCCTTTGTGTAGGTGATGTACTAGTAATTAATTCGGGGTGTTCCGCTTCAATCTGTTGCAGCTGCTGAAAAAGCCGATCATATTCAGCATCAGGTATTGTTGGCTGATCTAATACGTAATACTGATAGCTATATTGCTCTAGTTTTTGTCGTAATTGCTGCAGTTGTTGCACAAGTGAATGGGTCATTTAGGTAGTACTCTTAAAAGCATGGCTGGCACCAGCCTAACAAAAACGGCAGGAATCTTACCTGCCGTTGCTATTATAATGTGTTAATAATAACTAGCCATGGATTAGCTTTTGGCGCTGAAACTCACGTATTTTATCAACATAATGGCGCACTGTTTGCACAGTTAACACACTGCGTTGGCCATCTAACACTTGGCCAGAGAACTCACTAGCAAGTTTTTTTGCCGCATTATGCATTAAATTGAAATTTTGCAATGCATCACCTGGCCCTGGCAGGGTCATAAACAAACTGACACCACGGGTTTGTAGTTTTTCCATGTTGTCTAAATCAAAGGTACCTGGATTAAACATATTGGCTAAACTAAATAATACTTCACCTGAACCTGAACTATCGATATGGCGATGGAAAATATCCATATCACCATATTTAAAACCTAATGTAAGTAAAACGCTTAACAGCTCATCGCCTTTAATTTCTTTAGTTTCTGGCAACAGAACATATAATATTAATACTTCACTAGGCTCTGGTGCGGCTTGAGTAGGCTCCTGCTCAAGACTTGGCTCTGAATAATCGATATCACTAAGGCTAATTGTCTCAGTTTGCTCATCAGCTAAAGCAGTAAAATTTAACTCAGGCTCTGCTTTTTCTGTAAAAGGTAACTCAGCTTGCCATTCGGCTTTATTATCAACTTGCTGGCTAGCTGTCGGCTTAGTTATAGTTGGCTTAGATAATGGCACTTTAGTTGCCGTAGGCTTAGGGCTCAGAGGATTAGTTGATGATTTAGCCGCACCTTGCTTAACCACTCGCACTTCACCTATGCCATACTCATCAAAGCCTTCTGCTGTTGGCGCTAAACTAGTGTCTGGTTGTTCACTTTCATCGTAATAACGATGTTTAGGTTGACCATTATTTTTACGCACTGTCCAAATACCATGCACTAGCAAAGCAATTAGCACTAAGGCGCCAATAATAATTAGTACTATACGAAAGCTCATTACGTCGTTCATTAGATTACCTTTGTCTAAGAAGCTGTTATCATTTTAACAGCATCATCCACATCCACAGCTACTATGCGTGATACACCGGGCTCTTGCATGGTGACGCCCATTAATTGTGTTGCCATTTCCATAGCTATTTTATTGTGGCTAATATAAATAAATTGTACCGTTTCCGACATTTCTCGAACTAAATTACAAAACCGTCCAACGTTAGCATCGTCTAAAGGTGCATCCACCTCATCTAACATACAAAAAGGTGCAGGATTTAGCTGAAAAATTGAAAACACTAATGATAAAGCGGTTAACGCTTTTTCACCACCCGATAATAAATGTATTGTACTATTTTTTTTACCCGGTGGCCGCGCCATAATACTGACACCCGTTTCCAGTAAGTCATCATCTGTTAAAGTTAAATAAGCACTACCGCCACCAAATACCTTAGGAAATAAACTTTTTAGACCCTCGTTTACTTGCTCAAAGGTCTGTTTAAACTTAGTGCGTGTTTCTTTGTCAATTTTACGAATAGCCGTTTCTAATGTTGTCATCGCAGCTTCTAAATCATCATTTTGTGCATCTAGATAATGCTTACGCTCAGCTTGTTGTTCATACTCATCTATAGCTGCTAGGTTAATGGCCCCTAAACGTTGAATAGCATCGGTAGTTAAATCTAACTGACGCTGCCAAGATTCTTCATCAGCTTCAGCGCTTAACTCGGCCAATACCTGTTTTAGATTAGCGTTTTGTTGCGCTAATTGTTCCAACATACTATTAGCTCGCACTCGAAAACCTTCTGCTTCGACTCGGATGGTCTCTAAAGCCACTCGCTTTTGCTGTAACAACTGCTCTATACTCAACTGTCCTTGTTCAAGCTGACGTATCTGTTGGTCTAGCCCAGATACCTCCTCTTGTTGCTGGTGCATACTTTGTTCAGCTTGTTCTAGCTCAAGCAATGTTTGCTGCAATTGTTCTTGTAATAATAATTCTGGTTCATCATCTTGCTGCAACTTTAGCTTAAACTCAGACACTTGCTCATGCAACTGCTGTTGCTGCTGTTTAGCCCTTTGGATACTCAAACTAAGTGTTTGCTGCTGTTGCTGACTCATTTTACACTGCAACACTAATTGCTGTTGTTGTTGCCGTTTTTGTTCAAAGTAGGCTTTATGCTGCATTAGCTGCTGCTGATTATTCTGCTGCTGTGATATAAGCTCATCTTGTTGCTGTTGATGACTTAACAGCTGTTCTTGGCATAACTCAAGCTGTATATGCTGTTCGGCAATTTGCTCTACAAGCATGGCTAAATTTAACCCTAATCTTTCTTTATTACTGATTAATTTAGCTTGTTGATTTTCTGCATATTGCAAGGCTTGCTCTGCTAACAATAGAGCCGTTTTCTGCTGCTGTATTTGCTGCTGTGCTATCGTTAATTGCGCTTGCTGCTGTCGCTGTGTTGCCTGCAATAATCCCAGGGCAGTTTGTTGCTCTAACTTAGTGGCATCAGCTTGTTTAAAATCTTGTTCAGCGGCCACTAACTCAGGCTTTACTGCTAATAAACGCTCAGAAATATGCAAGTAATTATCTTGATCAGCACCTGCGTATAAGCCCCAATTAGTCCCTAGCCAGACCCCATCGGCACTAATGATAGACTGATCTATGCTTAACGAAGCCTGAAGCGCATAAGCGTCTGCTGCATTTTTAGCTAAAAAGATATTATCAAAGCTTTGCGGATAGACACCGCTAATAATAACACTGCTCAAACGATTGTCTGCTTCTGTGGCGGCTTCAATATCTGTAGTTGCACAAACAAAGCTAGTTTGAGTAGCTTGTTGTTGAGTTAGCCTCTCAGTAGTAATAGCATTGGCATGTTGTAGCTGACCAAGGGCCATAGTAACAGCTAAAGCCCAACCTGGTTTCACTTCAAGTTGGCGCAATAATTGTTGTTGCTGAGTATCTTGCTGCTGCTGGCGTTGACTAAGGCGCTGCTGTTCAAGTTGTAAACTTTGCAATCTAGTTTGTGCTTGTTGCAATTGCGACTTAATCTGCTCTAACTGCTTAACCTGCTGGGCTACTTTTTGCTCAGTCGTTGTATATAAGGCTTGCTGTTGCTGATGGTTTTGCTCTGCACTACTTAGCTGATGTTGTTGTAGCCGGCACTCTTGCGCTAATGGGGCTATGGCTAACTGCGTAATTTCTTGTTCGATTTGTTGCTGCTGTTGGCTTAACTGCTGGTGTTGCTGTTGTTGGTTTTGCAACTGTAATTCAAGTTGCTGCTGTTTTTTTTGCAATTGAAACAGCTGCTGCTGCCACTGCTGATAAACTTGTTGTTGGCCTTGCTGTTGCTGCTCTAACACCGTGAGTTGCTGGGCTAATTCGTCTAATTGCGCCTCTAAGATAACTATCTCTGGTTGGTCATGTTCAATTTGCTTAGTAACTTCTTGATACTGCTCTTGCTCTGCTGCAATAAAATGACTGCTTTGCTGCAAACTTTGTTCAGCTTGCTGTAATTGCTGGTTTAGCTGTTGCTGCTGTTGGCGCTGATGCAGTATTTGTTGCTCTAAGCGACTAATAGTACTGCCCAGTTGATAAAATCGAGCTTGAAACTGGTCAAACTTTTGCCGTGCTTGCAAGTTTTGCTCTTTTAACTCTAATAGCTGTCGTTGCTCACCACTTTGCTCTGCATGATATTTTTCTAATTCTGTTGTTTGCTGGCTAAGCTGTTTTTCTAATTGCTCTAAGCGACTATTATAACTAAGCCATTTAATGCTAGTTAGCTCTGCTTTTAGCTTGCGCTCTTGTGCTTTTAATTCCTTGTAGCGCTGTGCTGCCGTTGCTTGTCGCTTTAGCTTTTCAATATTTTTACCCAGCTCATCACGAACATCACTTAAACGCTCTAGATTTTCTCGGGTGCGCTTGATCCGGTTTTCAGTATCACGACGACGCTCTTTATACTTTGATATGCCTGCGGCTTCTTCAATAAAAACCCGTAATTCTTGCGGTTTAGATTCAATTAAACGCGATATCATGCCTTGTTCTATAATGGCA
This window harbors:
- the cls gene encoding cardiolipin synthase; this encodes MIIIVVLHFLLVLTFTTRILLRDDLSPPARLAWFIVLNALPYFGVIAYFLFGEIDIGKRAIKRHDKIFAEIKTKAFDYMGDKTKINQLIAPVYRTGFHYAGSINGFQTVAGNTAELMADGEETLNRIVADIDAATDHVNVLYYIWLDDHTGSSIAEALIRAAQRGVNCRAMADGLGSRRFIKSKRWQAMQDAGVKLAVALPFNNLIRTMYFSRLDLRNHRKITVIDSRITYCGSRNSADPEFLPKAKYGPWVDIMLRFEGPVVAQNQLLFASDWMQATGEPLESFKLMATPIAGGFPAQVMGVGPTERRGAAQQLFANLIASAQTELIISTPYFVPDTILLESLCAAAYRGVAVILIFPKVNDSWIVSAASRSYYQQLLEAGCVIQEYTSGLLHAKTLTIDGCISLIGSSNIDLRSFDLNYENNILLQDEVTTLAIRQRQQVYIADSERIELATVLSWPYYRRIWKNVIATIGPVL
- a CDS encoding L-serine ammonia-lyase — translated: MESISVFEIIKVGIGPSSSHTMGPWNAAELFINLIRKDHKITDVKEVFVEFFGSLAKTGIGHGTDIAGMLGLSGEDFKTIDTTKINEKIAAIKAANSLKLAAEVDIPFVYGHHLILNTLKSLDFHPNGMIFKAVFKDGTELEQDYYSIGGGFVATKEETSADEACTRTLYPCHLGKDVQFYCDKLGVSFSDLVYLNEESWRTRQETDATALSIWENIKDCIYKGVTQEGILPGGLRVHRRAAKLNRTLLGPDKHYTSRDQWYQMVVEAEASFVNINKWVSCFALAVNEENASFGRIITAPTNGASGIIPAVLMYSQAFTKFTGDDKIIRFLLVAGEIGTLFKKNATISAAMGGCQAETGVSSAMAAAGLTEIMGGSPGQVLMAAEIAMEHHLGLTCDPVAGLVQIPCIERNSMGAIKAITAANIAIESDPTNARVTLDEVIQTMWETAQSMNNRFKETSEGGLAIAVNIAEC
- a CDS encoding serine hydrolase domain-containing protein, whose protein sequence is MSAVKLARLASQIEQALTRLNAEPAAGVTVAVALADGTILNHAHGIANTTAQQVMTSGALMPTGSIGKSYVAAVVLIMVADGLLELDAPIAPWFANSDWYYRLPNYHTITLRQLLNHSSGLIDHVFDTGTKFLKYLKHKINTNQASLPFCPLDLVQFSLDQEPLFSPGQGFHYSDTGYILIGMIIEQASSLSYFQQLSQRILAPQKLTNTLAFDRCNITGLVQGYPQQSQRLFAMPKQMLVKGNLVIHPSLEWTGGGLVSTTADLVRWAKLLFEAKVIAPHLLNEMLTSIAVPTQAETNELSYGYGLGINISHSKYGNCYHHDGFFPGYKSILTYYPAAKVALAMQVNTDGCNISPWLDEITSLVFNNLNL
- a CDS encoding DUF2919 family protein gives rise to the protein MKPYPVFPVLDDHGLHKVPMRLYWLLLLLLRPFISWVLVLTLPKEQRDLLAYVYPLQQDFIIACIVASPLLLLLAAISQRKPKGQPVWFKVWRHSRIILLLVALTDLVLTLSHLPEQVMLDAPWRIVAPIAIFIGVLWLLRSRTLGLVFAEWPVATDKKSEKSANK
- a CDS encoding DUF3392 domain-containing protein, with product MADLFNSLLNEWGSLFRPYVRDIALAMVATCLVVFGDDLNRAVRRQIVHLHFIWRTSIFILLCAFGYGALTIFLTPVVAKQLAKFSNLWLPWVCLIVFIILGSFAQRKRQL
- the ligA gene encoding NAD-dependent DNA ligase LigA → MTHSLVQQLQQLRQKLEQYSYQYYVLDQPTIPDAEYDRLFQQLQQIEAEHPELITSTSPTQRVGAKPLAKFSQVQHQMPMLSLDNAFDDESFLAFTKRIADSLDSSTEFVFCAEPKLDGLAVSIRYENGHLVQAATRGDGTTGENITTNVKTIRAIPLRLLGAVPEVLEVRGEVFMPLDGFTAMNAAAVKAGQKVFANPRNAAAGSLRQLDAKITAQRPLMFYAYGIGQVEDHNKYLAADSHYRQLQQLKQWGMPICPEIRQVTGSQSVLGYYQHILQQRAQLGYEIDGVVIKVDSLVQQQALGFVARAPRWAIAFKFPAQEMLTKLLAVEFQVGRTGAITPVARLEPVVVGGVTVSNATLHNQDEIARLGIKVGDQVVVRRAGDVIPQIVSVVLAQRPDDATDIVFPSQCPVCDSHIERIEGEAAARCSGGLFCAAQLKESIKHFVSRKAMDIDGFGDKLAEQLVEQELVKTPADIYKLDMPSLLGLERMAEKSAMNLLHAIAQSKQTTLAKFIYALGIRDVGEATAMSLANHFTSLENIQQATIEQLQQVSDVGAVVAERVYSFFSEPHNQTVISQLCQAGIHWPMIAQLEQTEQPLAGQTIVLTGTLTSMGRDEAKAKLQRLGAKVSGSVSAKTHAVIAGDNAGSKLIKANELNIVVWTEQKMLEVFSQYGVN
- the zipA gene encoding cell division protein ZipA, whose amino-acid sequence is MNDVMSFRIVLIIIGALVLIALLVHGIWTVRKNNGQPKHRYYDESEQPDTSLAPTAEGFDEYGIGEVRVVKQGAAKSSTNPLSPKPTATKVPLSKPTITKPTASQQVDNKAEWQAELPFTEKAEPELNFTALADEQTETISLSDIDYSEPSLEQEPTQAAPEPSEVLILYVLLPETKEIKGDELLSVLLTLGFKYGDMDIFHRHIDSSGSGEVLFSLANMFNPGTFDLDNMEKLQTRGVSLFMTLPGPGDALQNFNLMHNAAKKLASEFSGQVLDGQRSVLTVQTVRHYVDKIREFQRQKLIHG